Proteins encoded in a region of the Mucilaginibacter sabulilitoris genome:
- a CDS encoding nicotinate phosphoribosyltransferase, translating to MKRENLILLADAYKYAHHKFYYPGTTQIYSYLESRGGMFNETIFFGLQYFLKEYLQGSSFTQQDLDEADEFLQQVFGRDDVFDKSKFQYILDKYNGRLPVKIKAVAEGTAIPTGNVLMTIENTDPECYWLTNFLETLLMQVWYPCTVATLSNQIRKVVSQFYSETATEGTEAGIDFVLNDFGFRGVSSVESAKIGGAAHLINFSGSDNLAGSGMAINYYGAQKVYGLSIPATEHSICTLLGREGELEIFKHVLRSFPTGTIACVSDSFNIFKACKEYWGGELRDEILKRDGTLVIRPDSGDPIMTLLKIFEILFETFGFTTNTKGYKVLPPQIRVIQGDGVNYNEIINIYNALKTNGISVENLAFGMGGALLQKIDRDTERFALKCSSAIINGQEVEVEKSPTEMDAHGNITPSFKKSKAGRLKLAKINGIFKTMNQHEHLELADELHTVFENGELVNTITFEQVKANANKA from the coding sequence ATGAAACGCGAGAATTTGATCTTATTGGCTGACGCCTACAAATACGCCCACCATAAATTTTACTACCCTGGTACTACTCAAATATATAGTTACCTGGAAAGCCGGGGCGGCATGTTTAATGAGACTATCTTCTTTGGACTGCAGTATTTTCTGAAAGAATATCTGCAGGGCTCTTCTTTTACGCAACAGGATTTAGATGAGGCCGACGAGTTTCTGCAACAAGTGTTTGGCCGCGATGATGTGTTTGACAAATCTAAATTTCAATATATTTTAGATAAATATAACGGCCGCCTGCCGGTAAAAATCAAGGCCGTTGCCGAAGGCACCGCGATACCAACAGGTAATGTGTTGATGACCATCGAAAACACAGACCCCGAATGTTACTGGCTCACCAACTTTTTAGAAACCCTGCTCATGCAGGTTTGGTATCCATGTACGGTAGCAACATTAAGTAACCAGATCAGGAAAGTAGTAAGCCAATTTTATAGTGAAACTGCAACCGAGGGCACCGAAGCAGGGATTGATTTTGTGCTGAATGATTTTGGATTCCGTGGGGTAAGCAGTGTGGAAAGTGCTAAAATTGGCGGCGCGGCTCATTTAATCAATTTTAGTGGCAGCGATAACCTGGCCGGCAGCGGTATGGCCATTAACTATTACGGTGCTCAAAAGGTTTACGGCCTAAGCATCCCGGCGACCGAACACAGTATTTGTACTTTATTGGGCCGCGAAGGTGAACTGGAAATTTTCAAACATGTATTGCGCAGCTTCCCTACCGGCACCATAGCCTGTGTATCTGATAGTTTTAACATTTTTAAAGCTTGCAAAGAATACTGGGGCGGCGAGTTACGAGATGAAATCCTGAAGCGCGATGGCACCCTGGTTATTCGCCCGGATAGCGGCGACCCAATCATGACGCTGCTTAAGATATTCGAAATATTGTTTGAAACCTTTGGTTTTACCACCAATACCAAGGGCTACAAAGTACTGCCACCGCAAATAAGGGTAATACAGGGCGATGGTGTAAACTATAATGAGATCATTAATATTTACAATGCCTTAAAAACAAACGGTATTAGTGTCGAAAACCTGGCATTTGGCATGGGCGGAGCCTTGTTGCAAAAAATTGATCGTGACACCGAGCGGTTCGCCTTAAAATGCAGCAGTGCAATTATCAACGGACAGGAAGTAGAAGTAGAAAAAAGTCCCACTGAAATGGACGCACACGGTAATATTACCCCGAGCTTTAAAAAGAGTAAAGCTGGCCGTTTAAAGCTGGCTAAAATAAATGGCATCTTTAAAACTATGAATCAGCATGAGCATTTAGAATTAGCTGATGAACTGCACACTGTATTTGAAAATGGCGAACTGGTTAATACTATCACCTTTGAACAGGTGAAAGCCAATGCAAATAAAGCCTAA
- a CDS encoding MFS transporter yields MKYIPESSSLKKLLSIPVVVAALGYFVDIYDLLLFSIVRVPSLKALYVPSTLLLEKGIFLINVQMAGMLLGGILWGVIGDKKGRLTVLFGSILLYSIANIANGFVANVDQYALLRFIAGIGLAGELGAGITLVAEILPKEIRGYGTSIVASVGVLGAVLAYLVADTFDWKIAYIIGGVLGLALLVLRFNVFESGMFSHVKEKKVSRGNFLSLFTSGTKLMKYVRCIMIGLPIWFVIGVLLTFSPEFGKVFGISVPVQAGKAVMFGYIGLSLGDLSSGLLSQHFKSRKKVVLIFLLLTSLFIALFLLQNSKDAIVFYGLCLFLGFSIGFWALFVTISAEQFGTNMRATVATTVPNFVRGSVNVITPLFLLGKGYWGITASAGAVGALTIILALLALWKMEETFHKDLNYLEI; encoded by the coding sequence ATGAAATATATACCAGAGAGCTCCTCTCTTAAAAAATTGTTGTCTATCCCTGTAGTTGTCGCTGCCCTGGGCTATTTTGTTGATATCTATGATCTGCTGTTGTTCAGCATTGTCAGGGTTCCCAGTTTAAAGGCATTGTACGTTCCGTCTACCCTCCTGTTAGAAAAAGGGATCTTTCTGATCAATGTACAAATGGCTGGTATGTTGCTTGGAGGTATCCTATGGGGTGTTATCGGTGATAAAAAAGGACGCCTTACGGTGCTGTTCGGTTCCATCTTATTGTATTCTATAGCCAATATTGCCAATGGCTTTGTGGCCAATGTTGATCAGTATGCCCTGCTCAGGTTCATTGCCGGGATTGGCCTGGCCGGAGAACTGGGCGCGGGAATCACCCTGGTAGCCGAGATCCTTCCTAAAGAGATCAGGGGATATGGAACTTCTATTGTTGCATCGGTTGGTGTGCTTGGCGCTGTGCTGGCATACCTGGTTGCAGATACGTTTGACTGGAAAATCGCTTATATTATTGGTGGGGTCCTGGGGCTGGCGCTCTTGGTACTTCGGTTTAATGTATTTGAGTCGGGAATGTTTAGCCACGTAAAAGAGAAAAAAGTTTCGAGAGGGAATTTTTTGTCGCTTTTTACTTCCGGTACTAAACTGATGAAATATGTGCGTTGTATCATGATCGGCCTGCCCATTTGGTTCGTTATTGGCGTTCTGCTCACGTTCTCACCTGAGTTTGGTAAAGTATTCGGTATTTCGGTTCCTGTTCAGGCCGGCAAAGCGGTAATGTTCGGCTACATCGGCCTGTCTCTGGGCGATCTTAGCAGTGGCCTGTTAAGTCAGCATTTCAAAAGCCGCAAAAAGGTAGTACTGATTTTTTTATTACTGACCAGCCTTTTTATCGCCCTGTTTTTATTGCAAAATTCAAAAGATGCTATAGTTTTTTATGGCCTATGCCTTTTCCTTGGGTTTTCGATTGGATTTTGGGCACTGTTTGTTACCATTTCGGCAGAGCAGTTTGGCACCAATATGCGAGCTACCGTGGCTACTACTGTGCCCAACTTTGTACGTGGCAGTGTTAATGTGATTACCCCTTTGTTCCTTTTGGGAAAAGGCTACTGGGGCATTACTGCATCGGCAGGTGCAGTGGGAGCACTTACCATTATTTTGGCGTTGCTGGCCTTATGGAAAATGGAGGAGACTTTTCATAAAGATCTCAATTACCTGGAAATCTAA
- a CDS encoding SGNH/GDSL hydrolase family protein produces the protein MVKMDRKKFLFSTISTVAGFSFPGLLCAFGDKTVIEDVSVFNSGVSGNNTNNLIARLQPDCLSHNPTLTILMIGTNDMNNGKYVPLEKYHQNLGKLVELITSSGSKVLLLTILPFYEPYLLTRHPASFFEPQGPSGRRTELNQVIKTVAKKYNTSFFDAGILFEKVGKIGTDKDCLIRNEANSGKTDGVHPTPNGYRFLALSVSQFIQYNQLPASRIVCFGDSITRGDGSVDHESYPAYLKKLLS, from the coding sequence ATGGTAAAAATGGATCGTAAAAAATTTCTCTTCAGCACAATAAGCACCGTTGCCGGATTTTCCTTTCCCGGCTTATTATGTGCATTTGGTGACAAGACAGTTATAGAAGATGTATCAGTTTTCAACTCAGGTGTATCAGGCAATAATACAAACAACCTGATTGCAAGGCTGCAACCTGATTGCCTGAGCCATAATCCAACACTGACCATCCTGATGATTGGTACCAATGATATGAATAATGGCAAATATGTTCCGCTGGAAAAATACCATCAAAACCTCGGTAAGCTGGTTGAACTTATCACCTCATCCGGCAGTAAGGTGCTGTTGTTAACTATTCTCCCATTTTATGAACCTTATTTACTCACCCGTCACCCGGCTTCATTTTTTGAACCCCAGGGACCGTCTGGCAGGCGAACCGAATTAAACCAGGTGATTAAAACTGTTGCCAAAAAGTATAATACTTCCTTTTTCGATGCAGGGATCCTCTTTGAAAAAGTGGGGAAAATAGGAACAGACAAGGACTGTTTAATCAGGAATGAAGCAAACAGCGGTAAAACCGATGGTGTGCATCCAACACCCAACGGATACCGTTTTCTGGCATTGTCCGTCAGCCAGTTTATCCAGTATAATCAGTTGCCTGCCAGTCGTATTGTTTGTTTCGGCGATAGCATAACCCGTGGAGACGGCTCTGTAGACCATGAAAGCTACCCGGCCTATTTAAAAAAGTTATTATCATAA
- a CDS encoding GxGYxYP family putative glycoside hydrolase → MCHIVKQNYSGLIPVFFLLIILQVIPSLVTAQETKPFWPLQKAPKYVVTCKIQNFSDVGEMNLAQSVSGLAAKSVNEGSSDEGVWLNCRNANYKTYYQSLIKRIAAKERGLFSVWELVGRYQQRGIIDGYILYDVNRRDNSINLATIYASIKNGVLIDISQEATAIRKGLPKLYDATKSTFDLKAFQSVSGQLNSNLLVVANPRFSNNKDFAIAHKCAIYYGVDSLYLNILNWIQPLSPIIGWNVGDEFKQIEPCTSRGLVNIPADWCENLALLSAASSRQPAKVKSINPGLINWQEDKNYEAFVMSDGDNLQWTFGSFIYSRDYWNNRANAAIPMSFTACPVNLVQAADDVYDQLVQSQQANVSVVEYGAGYFYPDLFGRKTKDGEKLLRTYAKKINAQLKLTGVKVFGFICKDISSAGALKAYQIYAEELEGITGIIAVQYSPYNGGHGKIFWVKNKDGIEIPVITAKYQLWANLKSNGSGNPVELADLINQDDAPAVGKTKQLNWTIVHAWSQYYNENEDVPNNERVAMKGARGVTPVKWTKQLLDKTVKVISIEELLWRLRMQHNSVDTKSVIDHSQF, encoded by the coding sequence ATGTGCCACATAGTAAAGCAAAACTATTCTGGATTAATACCTGTTTTCTTCTTGTTAATTATTTTACAGGTCATCCCAAGTCTGGTAACGGCACAGGAAACCAAACCGTTTTGGCCTTTGCAAAAAGCACCTAAATATGTGGTTACTTGTAAAATTCAAAATTTCTCAGATGTAGGTGAGATGAATCTCGCACAATCGGTATCTGGTCTGGCAGCCAAATCTGTCAATGAAGGCAGCAGTGATGAAGGTGTCTGGTTGAATTGTAGAAATGCCAATTATAAAACCTATTATCAATCCTTAATTAAGCGGATAGCTGCTAAAGAGAGAGGATTGTTTTCTGTATGGGAACTGGTTGGCCGTTATCAGCAACGTGGTATTATTGATGGGTACATTTTATATGATGTTAACAGGAGGGACAATTCGATCAATTTAGCCACTATTTACGCTTCAATAAAAAATGGGGTATTAATAGATATTTCACAGGAGGCAACAGCCATTCGTAAAGGGCTCCCCAAATTGTACGATGCAACAAAAAGTACGTTTGATTTGAAAGCTTTTCAATCCGTATCCGGTCAATTAAATTCCAATCTGCTCGTAGTAGCAAACCCCCGGTTTTCAAATAATAAAGACTTTGCCATAGCGCATAAATGCGCCATTTATTATGGCGTAGACAGCCTCTATTTGAACATTTTGAACTGGATCCAACCACTGTCGCCAATCATTGGATGGAATGTGGGTGATGAATTTAAACAGATAGAACCCTGTACAAGCCGGGGTTTAGTTAATATCCCGGCTGATTGGTGCGAGAATCTGGCTTTACTGTCAGCGGCCTCATCCCGGCAACCGGCAAAAGTTAAATCCATTAATCCCGGGCTAATTAACTGGCAAGAAGATAAAAACTATGAGGCCTTTGTAATGAGCGATGGCGACAATCTGCAATGGACGTTTGGCAGTTTTATTTATAGCAGGGATTACTGGAATAATCGGGCTAATGCGGCAATTCCCATGTCCTTTACTGCATGCCCTGTTAATTTAGTACAAGCCGCGGATGATGTATACGACCAGCTGGTACAATCTCAGCAGGCCAATGTATCGGTTGTAGAATATGGTGCGGGTTATTTTTATCCTGATTTGTTTGGCCGGAAAACGAAAGACGGCGAGAAGCTTTTACGAACCTATGCGAAAAAAATCAATGCGCAGCTAAAGCTCACAGGTGTAAAAGTTTTTGGATTTATCTGTAAGGACATCTCCTCAGCCGGTGCTTTAAAAGCATATCAAATTTATGCTGAAGAACTGGAAGGTATTACTGGTATCATAGCCGTACAATATTCGCCTTATAATGGCGGGCACGGCAAAATATTTTGGGTAAAAAACAAGGATGGGATAGAAATTCCTGTCATCACCGCGAAATATCAGCTGTGGGCCAACTTGAAAAGTAATGGTTCGGGCAACCCTGTGGAACTGGCTGACTTGATCAATCAGGATGATGCTCCGGCAGTTGGAAAGACCAAGCAATTGAACTGGACTATTGTACATGCCTGGTCCCAATATTATAATGAGAATGAAGATGTACCTAACAATGAAAGAGTTGCAATGAAAGGTGCCAGGGGCGTTACGCCGGTAAAGTGGACAAAACAATTACTGGATAAAACTGTCAAAGTAATATCTATAGAAGAGCTTTTATGGCGTTTGAGGATGCAACACAATAGCGTGGACACGAAAAGTGTTATAGATCATTCTCAATTTTAA
- a CDS encoding RagB/SusD family nutrient uptake outer membrane protein, which yields MRNYYKNIIKIAAACIVLTFSNSSCKKFLAEKPETQYTTSSFFIDKTSLDAGVVGIYSSVKDLFGVYTNTPLFMTEIGTDEAMFKGTSGVRYNFDRSTFSPSEGAIDEFWIRHYEIAARANSIIAAANNVTNISTADRNAIIGEARFLRAYVYFRLVQTFGELPITDKPVTGDFDYGKPRQSIKEVYDFIIGDLLFATSGVLPTAKTNNGHANHWAAKALLGKVYLTMASAKETAMNKTVGKVDGYKTITESTNDLYTKAWTVLKDVKDNSGATLLPVYGDVFKIENKNINQESLWELQFSTVVPYGTQWTKEYGMVGSGTINGNPAYYTNSLIGQGNLVYVPKFYKYYKPTIKSIDYDKRRVWNLADSLVNVVNNVPATLTYIWGTTSTPDSYNQIVLGRCGVTKYRWGASWHTTSQYLYSNAPNNVIVLRFADVLLMFAEADYKKNGTISDEGLAAINLVRQRARGLDATGNPIKETATPGFNNYTASDITIDEILMERARELCFEFQRWFDLTRTGKFEDFLEKTRSPTDTKIVNTSTSFNPEKHYLFPIPQAELDLSTNKDNFKQNPNY from the coding sequence ATGAGAAATTATTACAAAAACATCATAAAAATTGCGGCGGCTTGCATCGTGCTGACTTTCAGTAACAGCTCCTGTAAAAAGTTTTTGGCAGAAAAACCAGAAACTCAATATACAACCAGTAGCTTCTTTATAGATAAAACATCATTAGACGCCGGTGTAGTGGGAATATATTCATCAGTTAAGGATTTATTTGGTGTTTATACCAACACACCTCTGTTCATGACTGAGATAGGAACCGATGAAGCGATGTTCAAAGGCACATCCGGTGTAAGATATAATTTTGACCGGTCCACATTTTCTCCGAGCGAAGGAGCAATTGACGAATTTTGGATACGGCATTATGAGATTGCTGCAAGAGCAAATAGTATAATCGCAGCTGCAAATAACGTCACTAACATTTCAACAGCCGATAGAAATGCAATTATTGGCGAAGCAAGATTTTTGCGGGCCTATGTCTATTTTCGGCTGGTTCAAACGTTTGGTGAGCTGCCGATAACCGATAAGCCTGTTACCGGAGATTTTGATTACGGAAAACCACGGCAATCAATCAAAGAGGTTTATGACTTTATTATTGGTGATTTACTTTTTGCAACAAGCGGCGTATTGCCTACGGCAAAAACCAATAACGGCCATGCCAACCACTGGGCAGCAAAAGCATTATTAGGCAAAGTTTATCTGACCATGGCCTCGGCAAAAGAAACAGCCATGAATAAAACTGTTGGAAAAGTTGACGGCTATAAAACAATTACTGAAAGTACAAACGATCTATATACTAAAGCCTGGACAGTTTTAAAAGATGTAAAAGATAATAGTGGTGCTACCTTATTACCTGTTTATGGTGACGTTTTTAAAATAGAGAACAAAAATATCAATCAGGAATCGCTTTGGGAATTACAGTTCAGCACGGTGGTGCCTTATGGTACCCAGTGGACAAAAGAATATGGTATGGTGGGTAGTGGCACCATCAATGGTAATCCAGCCTATTATACCAATTCGTTGATCGGGCAAGGGAACCTGGTTTACGTTCCTAAGTTCTATAAATATTATAAACCAACTATAAAAAGCATTGATTATGATAAACGACGGGTTTGGAACCTGGCAGACTCACTGGTTAATGTAGTTAATAATGTACCGGCTACACTTACTTATATCTGGGGCACAACCTCTACACCAGATTCTTATAACCAGATCGTACTCGGGCGTTGTGGGGTGACCAAATACCGCTGGGGGGCATCATGGCATACAACCTCGCAGTACCTGTATTCCAATGCTCCCAACAATGTTATTGTGCTGAGATTTGCCGATGTGTTGCTCATGTTTGCAGAAGCAGACTATAAAAAGAATGGAACGATCTCTGATGAAGGGTTAGCGGCTATAAACCTGGTACGACAACGGGCGAGGGGGTTGGATGCTACCGGTAATCCTATAAAAGAAACAGCAACACCAGGTTTTAACAACTATACTGCTTCAGATATTACCATTGATGAGATATTAATGGAACGAGCCCGGGAACTCTGTTTTGAATTTCAACGATGGTTTGATCTTACGAGAACAGGTAAGTTTGAGGATTTTCTGGAAAAGACAAGATCTCCTACCGACACCAAAATTGTGAATACCAGCACCAGCTTTAACCCGGAAAAGCACTACTTGTTTCCGATTCCGCAGGCAGAGTTAGATCTCTCGACCAATAAAGATAATTTCAAGCAAAATCCTAACTACTGA
- a CDS encoding FAD-dependent oxidoreductase encodes MKIIIRSLLILIIALFINKTSVGLPQKNKNNTYDVVIYGGTASGVMAAIASAKEGAKVVILEPKLHIGGMVTGGLAATDIGRRSVIGGYPLEFFKRLGKYYNYQSMTRDSIGWFPEPHVAELVLNQMIKEAGITVYYQKRLKEKGGVKIEGGKITGLIMENGDEFTGKVFIDATYEGDLMAFAGVSYIVGREAKEVYNEYSAGIRDSFGSQSAYDDAGKLLPRVQTQAPGPVGSGDTKTQAYNFRLSLTNDPGNLVPFPKPGHYDTRRYIDLLRTTLTLINKEGAVQAAEHMFPGMGKVPHDKVDLNAADYVGGNWDYPDGSYQRRKQIWEDHVDYVAGYMYFLGHDEHLPQAYRDAINRWGLSKDEFIDNHNWPYELYVREARRMVGVYVITQHDVVSDMQKTDAIGLGSYGLDVHPVQAWVNDKGLLKYEGRPQRTEQERMKHIPYQIPYRAIIPRKSEVKNLLVPVCLSASHVAYSTLRMEPQFMILGQAAGTAAYLAVKQQKTVQDIDIKELAALLRTRGAFLESKIKTLGDLKPGMGID; translated from the coding sequence ATGAAAATAATTATTCGTTCATTGCTAATTTTAATAATAGCACTCTTCATAAATAAAACTTCTGTTGGCTTACCACAAAAAAATAAAAATAACACTTACGATGTTGTTATCTACGGTGGTACAGCATCTGGTGTAATGGCGGCAATAGCCTCTGCAAAAGAAGGGGCTAAAGTTGTTATACTTGAACCTAAATTACACATAGGGGGGATGGTAACAGGTGGATTAGCGGCCACTGATATTGGCCGACGATCAGTTATTGGCGGCTATCCGTTGGAGTTTTTCAAACGTTTGGGTAAGTATTACAATTACCAATCAATGACCAGGGATTCTATCGGATGGTTCCCGGAACCTCACGTCGCGGAATTAGTATTAAATCAAATGATCAAAGAAGCGGGCATTACCGTATACTATCAAAAAAGACTAAAAGAAAAAGGGGGTGTGAAAATAGAAGGTGGAAAAATTACCGGCCTTATTATGGAAAACGGTGACGAATTTACGGGGAAGGTGTTTATCGATGCGACTTATGAGGGCGATTTAATGGCTTTCGCCGGTGTATCTTACATTGTAGGTCGCGAAGCTAAAGAAGTATACAATGAGTATTCGGCCGGTATCAGGGATTCCTTTGGTTCTCAAAGCGCCTATGACGATGCTGGTAAGCTATTGCCCCGGGTACAAACGCAAGCGCCCGGCCCTGTGGGCTCTGGTGATACCAAAACCCAAGCATATAATTTTAGATTATCATTAACTAACGACCCTGGCAATTTGGTCCCGTTTCCAAAACCGGGACACTACGACACAAGGAGATATATTGACCTTTTAAGAACTACTTTAACATTGATCAATAAAGAAGGAGCTGTACAAGCTGCGGAACACATGTTTCCCGGAATGGGCAAGGTACCACATGATAAGGTAGATCTCAATGCAGCCGACTATGTTGGGGGCAACTGGGACTATCCAGATGGATCATATCAGCGCAGGAAGCAAATATGGGAAGATCACGTTGATTATGTTGCAGGATATATGTATTTCCTTGGTCACGATGAACATCTGCCACAAGCCTATCGTGATGCCATTAATCGCTGGGGGCTTTCCAAAGATGAGTTTATAGATAATCATAATTGGCCGTATGAACTTTATGTGAGAGAGGCAAGGCGCATGGTTGGGGTATATGTTATAACACAACACGATGTGGTGTCAGATATGCAAAAAACAGATGCCATTGGTTTAGGCTCTTATGGTCTGGATGTTCACCCGGTACAAGCCTGGGTTAATGATAAAGGATTACTAAAATATGAGGGACGGCCACAGCGCACTGAACAGGAAAGAATGAAGCATATCCCTTATCAAATTCCTTACCGGGCTATAATACCCAGGAAATCTGAAGTGAAGAATTTGCTGGTTCCGGTATGTTTGTCAGCCAGTCACGTGGCTTATTCTACGCTTAGGATGGAACCTCAGTTTATGATTCTTGGCCAGGCTGCCGGTACTGCTGCTTATCTGGCTGTAAAACAGCAAAAAACGGTGCAGGATATTGATATTAAAGAATTGGCAGCGCTGTTGCGTACCCGCGGTGCGTTTCTCGAATCTAAAATTAAAACCCTGGGCGATTTAAAACCAGGTATGGGTATTGATTAA
- a CDS encoding FAD-dependent oxidoreductase: MIKLLRIYIVFMVFLSLKVNAQSSYDVCVYGGTSGGVTAAYTAKMMGKSVLLIEPGKHLGGLSSGGLGYTDIGNKYAVTGLGLDFYRRTGKYYGQLESWIFEPHVAENIFMQYINKAHVPVLYQYRIISAKKVNRVIKEIVLENSDSKLKPAKTIRAKVFIDCSYEGDLMAKAGVSYKVGREDASVYGESYNGVQVQPAATPQHGNQIPDGVDPYKTPGDPKSGLLWGISNAPLASIGTGDNHVQAYNFRICLTDDPANRITIAKPPGYDPVRYELLPRYIAKLTDTNDIREILKFDLMPNHKTDINNGGGFSTDMIGYNWDYPNAGYKKRAEIQKMHELYDKGLLYFIQHDPRIPAAMRNFLLNWGYPKDEYQDNHHWSPQMYVREARRMIGEYVMTQANCERREVVPDGIGMAAYGMDSHNTQRLVINGMAKNEGDVEKGGVGPYPIAYRALTPKRNECTNLLVPVCLSASHIGYGSIRMEPVFMVLGQSSATAAVLSVNNNAPVQDVDVSEIQKILKQNPLVDGSLPEMIVDNSDQQHVELTGDWALVKGGFYGPNAYISNKVTDAYKAVKFTQTIPQTGYYEIYTYVLPKLNQASSNMVCIVNNGSLAKEVVINHDKIMVRGQTSGEWVSLGRYQMLKGNKASVTITNKNADGAIAADAVLFYPSK, translated from the coding sequence ATGATTAAATTATTAAGAATATACATAGTCTTTATGGTGTTTCTTTCACTAAAGGTAAACGCGCAATCATCATATGATGTATGTGTATACGGAGGAACATCAGGCGGCGTAACCGCTGCTTATACCGCTAAAATGATGGGTAAATCAGTTCTCCTGATCGAGCCGGGTAAACACTTGGGTGGCTTGTCATCCGGTGGATTAGGTTATACCGATATCGGTAATAAATATGCAGTTACCGGATTAGGACTTGACTTTTATCGCCGTACAGGTAAATATTACGGACAGCTTGAATCATGGATTTTTGAACCACATGTGGCGGAGAATATATTTATGCAATATATCAACAAAGCGCATGTGCCGGTTTTATATCAATACCGTATTATCTCAGCTAAAAAAGTTAATCGTGTAATAAAGGAGATCGTACTTGAAAATTCTGACTCCAAATTAAAGCCTGCCAAAACCATCAGGGCAAAAGTTTTTATTGATTGCTCTTACGAAGGAGATTTAATGGCCAAAGCCGGAGTTTCTTATAAAGTAGGGCGCGAAGACGCCAGTGTATATGGAGAAAGCTATAATGGTGTACAGGTACAACCCGCCGCAACACCACAGCATGGCAACCAGATACCGGATGGAGTGGACCCCTATAAAACCCCGGGCGATCCCAAAAGTGGTTTGCTATGGGGAATAAGCAATGCTCCTTTAGCATCAATAGGGACGGGGGACAACCACGTTCAGGCTTATAATTTCCGGATCTGTTTAACGGATGACCCAGCTAACCGTATTACCATTGCCAAACCCCCGGGTTATGACCCCGTTCGTTATGAATTGCTTCCCCGTTATATCGCTAAATTAACCGATACGAATGATATCCGCGAGATCCTGAAATTTGACCTGATGCCCAATCATAAAACAGACATCAACAATGGTGGCGGCTTTTCAACCGATATGATTGGCTATAATTGGGATTACCCGAATGCCGGCTACAAGAAAAGGGCGGAGATTCAAAAAATGCACGAATTATATGATAAGGGTTTATTATACTTTATACAACATGATCCGCGTATTCCGGCAGCTATGAGGAATTTCCTGTTAAACTGGGGATATCCCAAAGATGAATACCAGGATAACCATCATTGGAGCCCGCAAATGTATGTGCGGGAGGCACGCCGCATGATTGGTGAATATGTGATGACCCAGGCAAATTGTGAGCGCCGGGAAGTTGTTCCCGATGGGATAGGTATGGCTGCTTATGGCATGGACTCTCATAATACTCAACGGTTAGTAATTAATGGTATGGCTAAAAATGAGGGTGATGTGGAGAAGGGCGGGGTCGGGCCTTATCCCATTGCTTACCGGGCCTTAACTCCCAAAAGAAATGAATGCACCAATTTATTGGTTCCGGTATGTTTATCGGCAAGTCATATCGGCTACGGATCTATCCGGATGGAGCCTGTATTTATGGTGCTGGGACAGTCTTCGGCAACGGCAGCTGTACTGTCGGTAAACAACAATGCTCCTGTACAGGATGTCGATGTTAGTGAGATTCAGAAAATACTCAAACAAAACCCTTTGGTGGATGGTAGCCTGCCGGAAATGATTGTAGATAATAGCGATCAGCAGCATGTTGAGCTTACCGGAGACTGGGCCCTGGTGAAGGGCGGGTTTTATGGCCCGAATGCTTACATCTCGAATAAGGTTACCGACGCATACAAAGCGGTAAAGTTTACCCAGACAATTCCTCAAACCGGATATTATGAGATTTATACTTATGTCCTTCCTAAGTTAAATCAAGCGTCATCAAATATGGTTTGTATCGTAAATAATGGCAGTTTGGCTAAAGAGGTGGTTATTAATCATGATAAAATTATGGTCAGGGGGCAAACCTCAGGCGAATGGGTTAGCCTTGGGCGCTATCAAATGCTAAAGGGAAACAAAGCATCTGTAACCATCACCAATAAAAATGCCGATGGTGCCATTGCCGCGGATGCGGTATTGTTTTACCCATCAAAATAA